CAGCGCATCCAACAGGCCGAATATGGCATCCCCGGCAACGCCGTAAATCCTTCTGACCCCCCATAACCGAAGCTGACGAAGAATCGTCTCCGCCACGGTGAGCGAAGGCGGATCTGAATGGGGGAGAGCCGGTTCAATCGCCGTCGTCTTCGTTTCTGCCAACACGCGTACCTCCCCGCGGGAAATTCCAGAATTGCCAACCGGAAACATGGAAATCATCGGGATTAGTATGTCATCGCGCCTTCATTTTATACTGAAAATGGATAGAAAATATATTCAATGGTAAATATACTTCCGAGCTCAAGAAATCATCGCGAAGCGAGGTAGGGAGTATGTACTGGGAGCATTGGTCGTTGGATCGAGTTGTGATCCTGTTTGTCGGTCTGGCTTTTCTATTGCTGGGCATCCAGGTCACGTTGTTCCATTACCGGCAAAACTTTCACCAAAAATCGATGTGGGTGCCCGTCATTTTATCCCCCGTTTTTTTCGTGGCGGCAATCGTGCTCGTTTGGTACAACGCGCAGTGGCTTCGTACCGTGTTTAACGTGCTTATGTGGCTTGGCGTCGTATCCGGACTGATCGGGTTCTATTTTCATTTTCGGGGCGTGGGGATTCGCGTCGGCGGGTACGCGCTCCGAAATTTCCTGATCGGGCCGCCTGTCATACTGCCCTTAATGTTCTCGGCGCTCAGTGCCCTCGGACTGATCGCTTTGTGCTGGGAGGGGATGTAAACCGTGACGCAGAAGACGCATTATCCGTCCTTCAACGTGATGGACGAGCAGGACGCATGGGACGACCATACGCAATCCATTGTCGAAAGCCGAACAACCGCATCCCCGCAGCACCGGTTTTTGAGCAAACAGGAAGCCGGGATGCTTTCGGTCATGTGCAGCCTGCTGATGAACGATCAGAGCCCGGGCGTCATTCGTTTTATGCTCCATCATTTTGACGAGACGCTGCATGCCTCACCCGGTGAAAGCCAGCGCAAGCAGGGGGTCCCGCCGGGAAAGGATTTGATCCGACAGGGACTTCAAGCTCTTGAGCAATACGCAAGGCGAAGCTTCGCCGCTTCGTTTCTCGAATTGGAGAACGAGGCGCAGAAGCAGCTTCTGCAGGCCGTAAGCCAGGGGAAAGCGGAGCCGGCGTCGGATTGGATAAACGCGCCGCAGCAGCCGTTTTTTCAGAAGGTGCTTGGCTTGGCCGTTGAATCGTACTGCTCTCACCCGCAGGTATGGTCGGAGATCGGTTACGCGGGACCCGCTTATCCGCGCGGCTATGTGCGTGTACAGCTCGGTCAACTGGATCCGTGGGAGGCGAAGAAGGAGCTATGAACCGTACTTACGGAAACGAAGAAGTCGATGTCGTCATCGTCGGGGCAGGCGCCGCCGGCGGCGTATTGGCCAAAGAGCTGAGCGAAGCCGGGATGAGCGTCGTAGTGCTGGATGCCGGACCTTTCCGCGACCCGCAGAAGGACTTTGCCAGCGATGAGCTGGCCATGAAGTCGCTGGGCTGGCAGGATACCCGCATCGTCGACGGCAGCGACCCGTTAACGATGGGGCACAACAACTCCGGCCGCGGGATCGGGGGCGGGACGACGCATTTCACCGGCGTTTTCCTCCGGTTTCACGATGCCGATTTTAAAGCGAAATCGTGGGACGGCGTTGGCGAGGATTGGCCGATCGGCTATGAGGATCTTGAGCCCTATTATTCGCGCAACGAGAAGGAAATCGCCGTATCCGGCCCCAAGCAATTTCCCTGGGGAAATTACCATGGCCCGTATCCTTATCCGGAACGGGAACCGCTCAGTCCGAACGCTTATATGTTCATGAACGGCTGCGAAAAGCTTGGCATACGCTCCTCCGTGGCGCCGCTCGCCATTTTATCCGCGCCGTTCGAAGGCCGTCCGCCGTGCATCAACCGCGGCTTTTGCAACCAAGGCTGCATGCCCGACGCCAAATTCAGCACGTTAATCGTACATATACCGAAGGCGATCAAGGCCGGTGCCGAAGTTCTGGCGGATTGCATGGTCACGCGGGTGCTGATGGGGAAGGACGGGAGGGCCCGGGGAGTTGCGTTCGTTCATGACGGCAAAAGCTACGAGCAGAAGGCGAGGCTGGTCATTCTCAGCGCTTTCGTCGTGGAGACGCCGCGCCTCTTGCTGAACTCCGCCACCGCGGATTTTCCGGACGGGCTGGCCAACAGCAGCGGCATGGTCGGGAAGGCCATTATGGTGCACAGCAGCCACGACGTCTATGCCAAGTTTGATTACGAAATCAGGTTGTACAAAGGAACGCCGGTACTCGCGACGACACAGGATTTTTACCGGACCGACCCGAATCGCGGATTCGCCCGGGGGTACACGCTTCATTCACACGGCGTCAGGCCGGTTAGTTTTGCGAGCGGCGTTGCCAAAGCGCAGGGAGGACCGATCTGGGGCGAACGACTGCGGGAAGCCCTGCTGAATTACAATTATTACGGACGAATCACGTTGGTCGGCGAAGTGCTGCCCGACGAACGCAACCGGGTTACTTTGGCCGATGAAAAGGACGAGTACGGGATGCCGCGCGCGAAAGTCACGTTCAGCTACGGGGATAACGACAAGATGCTGATCGATCACGCCGTGCGCACGATGAGCTCCATTCTGGAGGCCGAAGGCGGCAAAACGGAATTCGTCGTCCCCGATACGGCGCATTTGATGGGAGGATGCCGAATGGGCGGCAATCCTCGTTCCTCCGTGGTCAACTCGTACGGGCAGTCGCACGATATCGACAATCTGTTTATTTGCGATGCAAGCCTGTTCGTGACCTCCGGGGGAGGAAATCCGACGAATACCGTAATGGCGCTAGCGCTCCGGACGGCAGATTATATCAAGGAAAAAGCAAAAAAACTGGAATTTCAATCCAGACGATAGACGACGGCGGTCACGTTGTAAAATAGCTTCGCTTATCCGGGTTCCTGACGATATGAATGCTGCGTATCCGCTGGTTTTCGCCATGCATCAGCAGGACGCTCCCGGGCTGTGTCCATCCTCCCGAAAACGTTGACGGGGGAGGGCCGCATCCGGTAACATATGACATAACATCTCCCACTGCGCATTGAACTCATGCGCGCCAAGTGGGTCTTTCTTTTTAAGGGGGCGAATATGGAATTTCTTAAAGCTTTACTGGAGGATCTTGGAGTCCGGGCCGGTATGGCGGTCTATCTGTCCAACGCGATCATGGTTGCCGGAATCGCCGCGCTGAGCGTCGCAGCGTATTTTATCACCAAGTGGACCGTGCAGAAAGTATTGGCCCATTATATTCGAAACAACCGGATAACGTGGGATAATTATTTGCTGGAACGGAAGGTTTTTCAGAAGCTTGCCCATATGGTTCCAGCCATTCTCATCTACTCCTTTTCCTACATGTTTCCCGCGTATCAGCATTTGATCGTAAAAGGCATCGCCGTCTATATGATTGTCGTCATGATTTTCGTGTTGAACGCTTTCCTGAACGCTTTGAACGACATTTACGTTACCTTCGAGGTATCCAAGGCGAGACCGATTCGAGGCTATATTCAGGTCGTCAAAATTTTTATTTTCATTATCGGCGGCATACTGGTCATCTCCAATCTGATTGGCGAAAGTCCCCTCATTCTGCTCAGCGGGATCGGCGCATTGTCGGCGGTCATGATGCTCATTTTCAAAGATTCCATCCTGGGCCTGGTGGCGGGCGTACAGCTGACTTCCAACGACATGGTGCGCGTCGGCGACTGGATTGAGATGCCGAAGTATGGTGCGGACGGCGACATTACCGATATTTCCTTGAATACGGTCAAAGTGCAGAATTGGGATAAAACGATTACGACCATCCCGACGTACGCACTGGTCTCCGATTCCTTCAAAAACTGGCGGGGCATGCAGGCTTCGGGCGGCCGGCGTATCAAGCGCTCGGTCTTCATCGACATGAGCAGCATCATGTTCTGCAGTCCTGACATGATCGAAAAATTCAAAAAAATTCATTTGCTGACCGACTATATCGCCGGAAAAGAAAACGAAATCGAGCGGTACAACGAAGAGAACGGAATCGACCGGTCCGTTCGCGTGAACGGAAGAGCGCTGACGAATATCGGCGTCTTCAGAGCGTATGTTGAGCGGTATATCGAGCATCACCCGAATATCCATCAAGGCATGACGAAGATCGTCAGACAGCTGGCCCCCGGGGAAACCGGGTTGCCTTTGGAAATCTACGCCTTCACGAACTCAACCGCCTGGGTCGTGTACGAAGAGGCGCAGTCGGACATTTTCGACCATATCCTCGCCGTCGCACCGGAGTTCGGACTCCGGGTGTTCCAGAATCCGACCGGGCATGATTTGAAAAATGCGGTGGAGCGGGAGAGAGTGTACGTGAAGGGGGATTAACCGCCTGGAGGTCCGGTGGTCTTATTGAGCTACCGAACTTGATCGCTGCTGTCATGGATAGGATTTTTTTGGATATCGCGAAACATTCAGATTCTTAATGCGTACCATTCATTACACTAAGAATTGGAGGAGGAATAACCCATGGGGTTGTTCGACAGAATCCGGGAAAGCTTGACTGGGGAAAAATATTGTCCGATTGAGCATTTGGAGAGCTTCAAAAGATTGGGCGAGCAGGTCTATTCACTCCATGTGGAGCTTGCAGAAAACGACTCCCCGCGCGCACTTGCGCTGGTGCAGGCGGCCAGAAGCGTTCAGACGATGGCGGATGCGATGCTCGGCGACGCCTTTTCGGAGGATAAGCCGAAGCCCGTCCCCATCGTGTCGCACGATCAGGCTGACGTCTGGTACGGGATGATTCCCGATATTATGATTGGGGCCAGACAGGAGGCTTCCTTTCCGAACTCGACGCGGCTTACGCTGCCGATTCGGCTAGGCAATCAGGTCGATGGCCCGGAGCCTTGTCCGGTGGCACATCTGTCAGGACTCCGCCGGGCCGCTGCCGGCATGGAGGAGCTTCTATCCATGGAGGTGGAAACGGCCCGTGCGGAGAAGGAAAGGTTCAGGGATGCCATTTTGCTTTACGAAGAAGCTAGAACTCGGAAACAATCGGGCGATTCCATCGTAGGCACCATCACGAATGGACGGCGCGTATCCGCGGAAAGCCATGAAGACGCCGAGAAGCAGTATTGGATGGCGCTAACGAGCTATATTCTGGTGGCGCAGGGGCTTAAGGCTCCGGATTTGCTCAAGGGAGTCCGATCGGGAACGGATTTTGAAGCACGGCCGCAGGC
This genomic window from Paenibacillus humicola contains:
- a CDS encoding gluconate 2-dehydrogenase subunit 3 family protein yields the protein MTQKTHYPSFNVMDEQDAWDDHTQSIVESRTTASPQHRFLSKQEAGMLSVMCSLLMNDQSPGVIRFMLHHFDETLHASPGESQRKQGVPPGKDLIRQGLQALEQYARRSFAASFLELENEAQKQLLQAVSQGKAEPASDWINAPQQPFFQKVLGLAVESYCSHPQVWSEIGYAGPAYPRGYVRVQLGQLDPWEAKKEL
- a CDS encoding GMC family oxidoreductase, encoding MNRTYGNEEVDVVIVGAGAAGGVLAKELSEAGMSVVVLDAGPFRDPQKDFASDELAMKSLGWQDTRIVDGSDPLTMGHNNSGRGIGGGTTHFTGVFLRFHDADFKAKSWDGVGEDWPIGYEDLEPYYSRNEKEIAVSGPKQFPWGNYHGPYPYPEREPLSPNAYMFMNGCEKLGIRSSVAPLAILSAPFEGRPPCINRGFCNQGCMPDAKFSTLIVHIPKAIKAGAEVLADCMVTRVLMGKDGRARGVAFVHDGKSYEQKARLVILSAFVVETPRLLLNSATADFPDGLANSSGMVGKAIMVHSSHDVYAKFDYEIRLYKGTPVLATTQDFYRTDPNRGFARGYTLHSHGVRPVSFASGVAKAQGGPIWGERLREALLNYNYYGRITLVGEVLPDERNRVTLADEKDEYGMPRAKVTFSYGDNDKMLIDHAVRTMSSILEAEGGKTEFVVPDTAHLMGGCRMGGNPRSSVVNSYGQSHDIDNLFICDASLFVTSGGGNPTNTVMALALRTADYIKEKAKKLEFQSRR
- a CDS encoding mechanosensitive ion channel family protein, with the protein product MEFLKALLEDLGVRAGMAVYLSNAIMVAGIAALSVAAYFITKWTVQKVLAHYIRNNRITWDNYLLERKVFQKLAHMVPAILIYSFSYMFPAYQHLIVKGIAVYMIVVMIFVLNAFLNALNDIYVTFEVSKARPIRGYIQVVKIFIFIIGGILVISNLIGESPLILLSGIGALSAVMMLIFKDSILGLVAGVQLTSNDMVRVGDWIEMPKYGADGDITDISLNTVKVQNWDKTITTIPTYALVSDSFKNWRGMQASGGRRIKRSVFIDMSSIMFCSPDMIEKFKKIHLLTDYIAGKENEIERYNEENGIDRSVRVNGRALTNIGVFRAYVERYIEHHPNIHQGMTKIVRQLAPGETGLPLEIYAFTNSTAWVVYEEAQSDIFDHILAVAPEFGLRVFQNPTGHDLKNAVERERVYVKGD